In the genome of Phlebotomus papatasi isolate M1 chromosome 2, Ppap_2.1, whole genome shotgun sequence, one region contains:
- the LOC129802536 gene encoding multidrug resistance protein homolog 49-like: MKATIKHDLLADKASKKRETPSSSLYDLFRFATKTEICVTLGMLSMIFVMSAGHPMSTLIYSETLSMLVDRSVSNTTDISTVLLPIFGGGRILVNATISERREALREDAFACFIISTLLILVMVFGISIAIYIMNLIALRQTTRIRKLFLKSVLSQDMTWYDSKSSLDFATKITSNLDLLKDAIGEKLVTTVLLLSAFTCHMTLSFVTGWQLTIVIGGVYTVLIVGCSIFVGKSEARLAEREVESYSVAGSIAEEVFNSIRTVAAFGGEEKESQRYAESLRKAEKTGILKSFYSGLQSGVMWFLVFGGFGCAFYYGIHLMVLDFDLPPEDRTYTVKTILLIVLCMINGAQFVTFTIPSLETIIAAKGSSTSIYEVINRRSKIDPFSPVGKKIENFRGDVEFKNIRFEYPSRSDVKVLKGISFKVHKGQTVALVGSSGSGKSTCLQLIQRLYDPIEGIVSIDEVNIKELNIAFLRSRIGVVGQEPVLFSATIAENIRYGNPEATHEEIIAAAKIANCHNFIEKLPLEYNTMLAENSTQLSGGQKQRIAIARAIVRNPKILLLDEATSALDTESEREVQKALDKASEGRTTLIVSHRLSSIRNANEIIVFNQGVIVEKGTRTELMDLKGVYYHLETANQDATLSDEEDNTHDAKVDTNISNYILKEEESFVDAKKLKVQTDNEDKRKQSTMKRILKLSFNEWKLMISGCLCAVVVGSAFPLSGILYAKYFEVFDITESNLIYEIGLKYTLWTLLLATLAGLSALLQTFAFGKAGVHLTSLLRKWSFSSAMRQEMTWYDVPENSVGALSARLSSDCANVQGATGSRLAGILQATAAVAIGFIIGLIASWKLALIVAITIPILLAVAVIESQYAKSSAIKEKTAMESASRIAVEAISNIRTVASLGQEHYILQRFNTEIDLASREAIRSSKFRGLAYSLNMTMNIFTYGLSFLAGGYLIADGSANYVQVITVIESMLYGAWMMGVVLIYSPNVNMALISAENILNLLDRKPKIEDPPNPLDKPNILGNVSLKNVRFRYPTRPKSEILRGLSLRMTQGKTVALVGPSGCGKSTCIQLLLRFYDPDQGKVKLDGVSTVDFSIRNLRSHLGLVSQEPVLFDRTIAENIAYGDNSRVVSMEEIIEAAKEAQIHSEFITKLPLGYDTPLGSRGTQLSGGQKQRIAIARALIRNPKVLLLDEATSALDAESEKTVQNALERASENRTCIVIAHRLSTIRNADLICVIDKGQIAEMGTHNDLMSLSGIYYKLYQSSL, translated from the exons atgaaggcAACAATTAAGCATGATTTATTGGCAGACAAAGCATCGAAGAAAAGGGAGACACCATCAAGTTCATTATATGATTTG TTTCGTTTCGCAACCAAAACAGAAATCTGCGTCACTTTGGGGATGCTCTCGATGATCTTTGTTATGTCTGCGGGTCATCCAATGTCCACATTGATCTATTCTGAAACTCTGTCTATGCTGGTTGATAGGTCAGTGTCCAACACTACGGACATTTCCACAGTGCTTCTGCCCATCTTTGGCGGAGGAAGGATCCTTGTGAATGCAACAATTTCGGAGAGACGAGAAGCTCTACGTGAAGATGCATTTGCATGCTTCATTATCAGTACTTTACTGATACTTGTGATGGTATTTGGTATAAGCATTGCCATCTACATTATGAATCTCATTGCTCTGAGGCAGACAACGAGGATTAGAAAGCTTTTCCTGAAGTCAGTCCTCAGTCAAGATATGACTTGGTACGATTCCAAAAGTAGTTTGGACTTTGCAACCAAAATAACATCCAATCTCGATTTACTCAAAGATGCCATTGGAGAGAAGCTCGTGACAACAGTATTACTACTATCAGCCTTCACCTGCCACATGACTTTGAGTTTTGTAACAGGATGGCAATTGACCATAGTCATAGGGGGTGTCTATACAGTCCTCATTGTTGGTTGTTCAATATTTGTGGGAAAATCAGAAGCTCGATTGGCAGAAAGAGAAGTAGAAAGTTACTCAGTTGCAGGATCTATTGCTGAAGAAGTTTTCAATTCAATCAGAACTGTTGCAGCATTCGGTGGGGAAGAAAAAGAATCTCAGAGATATGCAGAAAGTCTCCGAAAGGCCGAAAAGACTGGCATTCTCAAGAGTTTCTATTCCGGTCTCCAGAGCGGTGTAATGTGGTTCCTAGTTTTCGGTGGCTTTGGATGTGCTTTCTACTACGGGATACACCTTATGGTCTTGGACTTTGACTTACCCCCTGAAGACAGGACATACACAGTGAAGACCATTCTTCTGATTGTTTTGTGCATGATAAACGGAGCACAATTCGTTACATTCACCATTCCCAGCTTGGAGACAATAATTGCAGCTAAAGGTAGTTCAACTTCTATCTATGAAGTCATTAACCGTAGATCAAAGATTGATCCCTTCAGTCCAGTTGGcaaaaagatagaaaatttcagaGGAGACGTTGAATTTAAGAATATCCGTTTCGAATACCCATCAAGAAGTGATGTGAAAGTCCTGAAAGGGATCAGTTTTAAGGTACATAAAGGACAAACTGTTGCTTTGGTAGGCAGTTCGGGATCCGGTAAATCTACATGCCTTCAGCTAATTCAGAGGCTTTACGATCCAATTGAG GGAATTGTCTCCATAGACGAGGTCAATATTAAGGAACTCAATATAGCATTTCTAAGGTCTCGAATTGGAGTTGTAGGTCAGGAACCTGTTCTCTTCTCAGCCACGATTGCTGAGAACATTCGATATGGGAATCCGGAAGCGACCCATGAAGAAATTATCGCTGCAGCTAAAATCGCAAATTGCCACAATTTCATCGAAAAGCTTCCACTTGAATACAATACTATGTTAGCTGAGAACAGTACCCAGCTATCCGGAGGACAGAAGCAGAGGATTGCAATTGCAAGGGCCATAGTTAGAAATCCTAAGATTCTCCTCTTGGACGAGGCCACTTCGGCTCTTGACACGGAATCCGAAAGAGAAGTTCAAAAGGCTCTGGACAAGGCATCTGAAGGTCGAACAACCTTGATTGTCTCCCACAGACTCTCAAGTATCCGAAATGCCAATGAAATTATTGTTTTCAATCAAGGTGTAATTGTAGAGAAAGGTACTCGTACTGAGCTTATGGATCTCAAGGGAGTCTATTACCATCTTGAGACAGCAAATCAAGACGCTACATTATCTGACGAAGAAGATAATACTCATGATGCTAAAGTAGATACTAACATTTCTAACTACATCTTAAAAGAGGAAGAGTCGTTTGTTGacgcaaaaaaattgaaagtgcaaACAGATAATGAAGATAAGAGAAAGCAGAGCACAATGAAACGCATATTGAAGTTAAGCTTCAATGAGTGGAAGTTGATGATATCTGGATGCTTATGTGCTGTTGTTGTAGGATCGGCATTTCCGTTAAGTGGCATACTCTATGCAAAGTATTTTGAAGTATTTGATATAACGGAGAGCAATCTCATCTATGAAATTGGACTTAAATATACTTTGTGGACGCTTCTGCTGGCAACCCTAGCAGGATTGTCCGCTCTACTACAAACATTTGCATTCGGGAAAGCCGGAGTTCATCTGACATCACTGCTGAGAAAATGGTCATTCAGTTCAGCAATGCGACAAGAGATGACTTGGTATGATGTTCCAGAGAATTCCGTTGGAGCACTTTCGGCTAGACTTTCATCCGATTGTGCCAATGTTCAGGGAGCGACCGGTAGTCGATTAGCTGGGATACTTCAAGCTACTGCGGCAGTAgctattgggttcataattggGCTTATTGCTTCATGGAAGCTGGCGTTGATTGTTGCCATTACAATTCCAATTCTTCTAGCTGTAGCTGTTATTGAATCCCAATACGCAAAATCGAGTGCAATCAAAGAGAAAACTGCAATGGAAAGTGCTTCAAGAATTGCTGTTGAAGCGATTTCTAATATCCGAACGGTAGCAAGCCTAGGTCAGGAGCATTATATTCTTCAGAGGTTTAATACAGAAATAGATTTGGCATCTCGTGAAGCCATCCGGAGTTCAAAGTTCAGAGGACTGGCCTATAGTTTGAATATGACGATGAACATTTTTACATACGGCCTATCTTTTTTAGCTGGCGGATACCTAATTGCGGATGGAAGTGCTAACTATGTTCAAGTGATAAC CGTAATTGAATCGATGCTCTATGGTGCTTGGATGATGGGTGTAGTTTTAATATATTCCCCAAATGTTAATATGGCTCTTATATCTGCAGAGAATATACTTAATTTACTGGATAGGAAACCAAAAATTGAAGATCCTCCCAACCCATTAGATAAGCCT aacATACTGGGTAACGTCAGTCTTAAAAACGTAAGATTTCGATACCCAACTCGACCTAAATCTGAAATTCTAAGAGGACTTAGTCTTCGTATGACGCAAGGGAAAACTGTAGCCCTTGTTGGGCCTTCGGGATGTGGAAAGTCAACATGTATCCAACTCCTCCTCAGATTCTATGATCCGGATCAAGGAAAGGTCAAGCTTGATGGTGTATCGACAGTAGATTTCTCAATTCGAAATCTTAGATCGCATCTTGGCCTTGTTTCTCAGGAACCTGTTCTTTTCGATCGAACTATTGCTGAGAACATCGCTTACGGGGATAACTCGAGGGTGGTATCAATGGAAGAGATCATCGAAGCAGCGAAAGAGGCTCAAATTCATTCGGAATTCATCACGAAACTTCCTTTG GGCTACGATACACCTTTGGGTTCAAGAGGAACTCAGTTATCAGGTGGACAGAAGCAGAGGATTGCCATTGCTAGAGCCCTCATTCGGAATCCAAAGGTCCTTCTCCTTGATGAAGCCACTTCAGCCTTGGACGCAGAGAGTGAAAAGACGGTCCAGAACGCTCTGGAAAGAGCAAGTGAGAATCGTACTTGCATCGTAATTGCACACAGACTCTCCACTATCCGGAATGCTGATCTGATCTGCGTTATTGATAAAGGACAAATCGCCGAAATGGGAACTCACAATGACCTCATGAGTTTAAGTGGAATTTACTATAAACTGTACCAATCGTCTCTGTga